The genomic interval CTGGATAAACGGTGCGCCTTCGGCCGGGGAGAGCGTTACGGTTAAGATACGCTACAGGCACCCCGGCGTCGAGTCCGTCATCTCAATCGACGGGGACCGTGTTGAACTTAAATTTTCAACCCCCGAGAAGGCCGTTGCCCCGGGCCAGGCCGCGGTCTTCTACCGGGGCGACGAGCTCCTCGGAGGCGGGTGGATAGAGGGGGCGCTCGAATGACCGAACCCTTGAAGGTCGCCATAACCACGCTCGGCTGCCGCTCCAACCAGTACGATTCCTCCGCCATCGAAGAGATGATAAGGGAGGCGGAGATGGAGACCGTACCGTTCTCCTCTCCGGCCGACGCCTACATAATAAATACCTGTACCGTCACGGGCAGGACCGACTCCCAGTCGCGCCAGCTTATAAGGAGGGCGCGGAAGAAAAACCCATCGGCCGTGGTTATCGTTACGGGCTGCTACGCCCAGGTCTCGCCCGGCGAGGTCGCGGAGATAGGTGGGGTGGATTACATAGTCGGAAACCCGGAAAAGGGAAGGGTGATCGAGTATATTAAAAAGGGCACGAGAAGGAACGGGCCCGAGGAGGCCGTCGGACCGTGGGAGGATGGCCCACCCATCACACTCCGGGTGAAGGAGCCCAGGGGCAGGACGCGCGTTAACTTCAAGGTCCAGGACGGCTGCAACAGGAGTTGCACGTTCTGTATAATACCGAGGGCCCGGGGGAGGCAGAAGAGTTTTCCGGTCGAGGACTGTCTCAGAGAAATAGAAGGGTTCATCGGGAAAGGCTTTAAGGAGATAGTCCTCACCGGCATACACCTCGGCGCATACGGCGCGGAGTTCAAGCCGACCCTTACAATAACGGACCTCCTGAAAGGGATAGAGAAGAACCGCTACCCGTGCCGCTTCAGGATAAGCTCGCTCGACCCGGACGAGGTAACGGACGAGCTCGTGGAGTTCATGGCCGGGGCGGGCACGGTCTGCAACCACCTCCATCTTCCGCTCCAGAGCGGGGACGACGCCATACTGAAGGCGATGCGCCGGCCCTATACGCGCGGCTTCTTCGCCCAGAGGGTTTCAAAACTCCACGAAACCGTGCCGGGGATCTCGATAGGCGCTGACGTTATCGCGGGCTTTCCCGGCGAGCGCGAGCGCGAGTTCGAGAATACCTTCAACCTTCTTAAAGACCTTCCCGTATCCTATCTGCACGTATTCCCGTTCTCAAAAAGAAGGGGCACTCCGGCCGCCGGGATGCCCGGCCAGGTCAACGGAAAAGTCATTAAGGAGCGGTGTCGGAGGCTGAAGGATCTCGATACGTTGAAGAGGGACGGGTTCTACGGAGAGTTTCTCGGTAAAGAGACGCACGTGCTCGTCGAGTCCGCGAGGGACGGAAAGACCGGGCTCTTGAAGGGCCGGAGCCGCAACTACATACCGGTATTCCTCGGCGGAGATGACGGGCTAAAGAGGAAAGAGGTAAGGGTGACGCTTACGGAAGCGGGAGAAAGGGGCATGACGGGAAGGGTATGAAGAGAGAAGATGCGTTAAAGGAGTTCGAGGGTACTTTACCCTTCTCGTTCAAGGACGGAAAACTGCTGGAGACCGTCTTCGTGCACCGTTCGTATCTGAACGAGACGGCAGCCGGGGATCTTGAATGCAACGAGCGGCTCGAGTTCCTGGGCGACGCGGTGCTGTCGAGCGTCATGAGCCACCTTCTCTTCGAGAGGTTCCCGGAGATGGAAGAGGGGGAGCTTACGAGGACGAGGTCGAAGCTCGTCAATAAGCGCACTCTCGCCGGGCTCTCGAAGGGTTTGAAGCTCGGGGAGTTCCTCCTTATGGGCAGGGGAGAGCTCGGCTCGGGCGGGGCGGAGAACCCCACCATGCTGGCCGACGTCTTCGAGGCCCTAATAGCCGCCGTCTACCTCGACCGGGGCTACGACGAGGCCTTTTCGTTCGTGGAAGAAGTTTTTTCACCGTTGATAGGTGAGTCGTTGGAGGCGGCGGGGCACTTCGATTATAAGCCCCGGCTCCAGGAGCTCAGCCAGGACCGCTTCAAGGAGGGGCCGCTCTACACGGTAGTGAGCGAAGAGGGACCGCCGCACAGAAAACTTTTTGCGGTGGAGGTCTCTGTTGGGGGGAGGACGCTCGGCAGCGGCACGGGCCCGAGGAAGAAGGACGCCGAGCAGGCGGCCGCGGCCGAGGCGCTCGAAACCCTTAAAGAGGAAGAAGCCTCGACGGAATAGAGTGCCAGGAAAAGGGAGAGAAAGAAAACTCGTAATACCGGTCTTCATACCCTTTGGCGGCTGTCCGCACCAGTGCGTTTTCTGCGACCAGGCGGGTATAACCGGCGTTGAGGCGCTGCCCGCCACCGGAGAGGTCCACGAGATGATAGAAAAGTATCTCTCGACATGGAAGGGGGGGAGAGGAAACGGCAGTAAGGAAGCCGCTTTCTACGGCGGGACCTTTACCGGCCTTTCTCCGGAGCTCCAGAGGGAGTATTTAAAAACCGCGTACGAGT from Thermodesulfobacteriota bacterium carries:
- the mtaB gene encoding tRNA (N(6)-L-threonylcarbamoyladenosine(37)-C(2))-methylthiotransferase MtaB, which produces MTEPLKVAITTLGCRSNQYDSSAIEEMIREAEMETVPFSSPADAYIINTCTVTGRTDSQSRQLIRRARKKNPSAVVIVTGCYAQVSPGEVAEIGGVDYIVGNPEKGRVIEYIKKGTRRNGPEEAVGPWEDGPPITLRVKEPRGRTRVNFKVQDGCNRSCTFCIIPRARGRQKSFPVEDCLREIEGFIGKGFKEIVLTGIHLGAYGAEFKPTLTITDLLKGIEKNRYPCRFRISSLDPDEVTDELVEFMAGAGTVCNHLHLPLQSGDDAILKAMRRPYTRGFFAQRVSKLHETVPGISIGADVIAGFPGEREREFENTFNLLKDLPVSYLHVFPFSKRRGTPAAGMPGQVNGKVIKERCRRLKDLDTLKRDGFYGEFLGKETHVLVESARDGKTGLLKGRSRNYIPVFLGGDDGLKRKEVRVTLTEAGERGMTGRV
- the rnc gene encoding ribonuclease III, translated to MKREDALKEFEGTLPFSFKDGKLLETVFVHRSYLNETAAGDLECNERLEFLGDAVLSSVMSHLLFERFPEMEEGELTRTRSKLVNKRTLAGLSKGLKLGEFLLMGRGELGSGGAENPTMLADVFEALIAAVYLDRGYDEAFSFVEEVFSPLIGESLEAAGHFDYKPRLQELSQDRFKEGPLYTVVSEEGPPHRKLFAVEVSVGGRTLGSGTGPRKKDAEQAAAAEALETLKEEEASTE